A genomic window from Sulfurospirillum multivorans DSM 12446 includes:
- a CDS encoding response regulator transcription factor: MKILVLEDNERLANVIKSVLVKEGYHVDLFIDGEQALDALNRGYHCFILDINVPSIDGLSILETIRIYHKEIPAIIMSSNHELEKIQASYEIGCDDYLKKPFFIYELVQKVKKLCHKPSSTLSLWIGYTYDYANHRLFDPNMEEIKLAKKEGLFLDLFIKDRHRVITFSELEEYVWEGEETSVLNMRALIKRLRKKLPEGAIEMIKEVGYRLGEL, encoded by the coding sequence ATGAAAATTTTGGTTTTAGAAGACAACGAACGCTTAGCCAATGTCATCAAAAGTGTCCTCGTTAAAGAGGGCTATCACGTCGATCTTTTTATAGACGGTGAGCAAGCACTCGATGCACTCAACCGAGGTTATCACTGCTTTATTTTAGACATCAATGTCCCTTCCATCGATGGACTCTCCATCTTGGAGACGATTCGTATCTATCATAAAGAGATTCCTGCCATTATCATGAGTTCCAACCATGAGTTGGAAAAGATCCAAGCCTCCTATGAAATCGGCTGTGATGACTACCTCAAAAAGCCTTTTTTCATCTATGAACTCGTCCAAAAAGTGAAAAAACTCTGCCACAAGCCTTCTTCTACGCTTTCTTTGTGGATCGGCTACACGTATGACTATGCCAATCACCGTTTGTTTGACCCGAACATGGAAGAGATCAAACTCGCCAAAAAAGAAGGATTGTTTTTAGACCTTTTTATCAAAGATCGCCACCGCGTGATCACCTTTAGTGAACTCGAAGAGTATGTCTGGGAGGGCGAAGAGACAAGTGTTTTAAATATGCGCGCACTTATTAAGCGTTTGCGTAAAAAACTCCCTGAAGGCGCCATAGAGATGATCAAAGAGGTAGGCTACCGCTTAGGTGAGCTATGA
- a CDS encoding sensor histidine kinase, whose protein sequence is MRKFALLLMVFSFFYAPSLFAHDKKILIINSYHRGFQWSDDVLVGMEEVFYNHPEITTNILYMDSKRISSEEYYAKLRELYKLQLKNHQYDLIVAVDKFAYDFIVKYYHELFTTEPVLFTGLEQFEIEDIQKEGLEDRVYGILERRAIPETIPMIAKMMPGLKKLYIINDASANGDDSEPFIRQAMSEHNSEFEIEYIRSATLEELEERFSKPNKEEAVFFIRFYNDKYGNLYKNSQIASMINKSALPIFITDTLFIGKGAFGGKLVPVKSVGRITGDMVIDVLDKKLEPLHVKTLIEYQYQFDVQKIQQFGLYPNASVKAFELVNAPLTFFDKHRKFVDAVFLISPFLLFLVLGLIHNIYMRIRSEKELKAIELQKNKHQQFIIQQSKLAEIGEIFSSIAHQWKNPLVEIATIAQEHVYGSDDQGDEQSNEYVNAIMVQVRYMTDTINDFQKFIMPSTQRTVFDVSEAIETMMKIISHNIKYNYIDVSIDVSHATNLMVSGYKNEFMQTLLNIVNNAKDQIKEARETKQIKRGVIFIQIYNHSKKVIIDIKDNGGGIPIDKLPNIFDAYYTTKESGHGIGLYMSKLIIEDKMGGKIRVSNTAEGACFSITLGNIS, encoded by the coding sequence ATGAGAAAATTTGCCCTACTTTTAATGGTTTTTAGCTTCTTTTACGCACCTTCTCTCTTTGCGCATGACAAAAAAATCCTCATCATCAACTCGTACCACCGAGGCTTTCAATGGAGCGATGACGTTCTTGTTGGAATGGAGGAGGTTTTTTACAACCATCCTGAAATCACCACAAACATTTTATACATGGATTCTAAGCGCATTAGCTCTGAGGAGTACTACGCAAAACTGCGTGAACTCTACAAACTTCAACTCAAAAATCATCAGTATGACCTTATCGTTGCAGTTGATAAATTCGCGTATGATTTTATTGTCAAATACTACCATGAACTTTTTACCACGGAGCCTGTTTTGTTTACAGGGTTGGAGCAATTTGAGATCGAAGATATTCAAAAAGAGGGACTGGAAGATCGAGTTTATGGCATTTTAGAAAGACGCGCTATTCCTGAGACGATTCCGATGATTGCTAAAATGATGCCCGGTCTTAAAAAACTTTACATCATCAACGATGCGAGTGCCAATGGCGATGACAGTGAACCCTTCATTCGCCAAGCGATGAGTGAGCACAACAGTGAATTTGAGATCGAGTATATCCGCTCCGCCACACTCGAAGAGCTTGAAGAGCGCTTTTCCAAACCGAACAAAGAAGAAGCGGTCTTTTTCATCCGCTTTTACAACGACAAATACGGCAATCTGTATAAAAACAGTCAAATCGCTTCCATGATCAACAAAAGCGCTTTGCCCATTTTTATCACTGACACACTTTTCATCGGCAAAGGCGCGTTTGGCGGGAAACTGGTTCCTGTCAAAAGTGTGGGACGGATCACGGGTGATATGGTGATTGATGTGCTCGATAAAAAGCTAGAACCTTTACATGTAAAGACACTCATCGAGTACCAATACCAATTTGATGTGCAAAAAATCCAACAGTTTGGACTCTATCCCAACGCCAGTGTTAAAGCGTTTGAGCTCGTAAATGCGCCGCTAACGTTTTTTGATAAACACCGAAAATTCGTCGATGCGGTCTTTTTGATCTCTCCTTTTTTACTCTTTTTGGTTTTGGGGCTTATTCATAACATCTACATGCGCATTCGCAGCGAAAAAGAGCTTAAGGCGATTGAACTGCAAAAGAACAAACACCAGCAGTTCATCATCCAACAGTCCAAACTCGCCGAAATTGGCGAAATTTTCTCTTCCATTGCGCATCAGTGGAAAAACCCACTGGTTGAGATCGCGACCATCGCGCAAGAGCATGTTTATGGCTCTGACGATCAAGGCGATGAGCAGAGTAATGAGTATGTTAACGCTATCATGGTGCAAGTGCGTTACATGACTGACACGATTAACGACTTTCAAAAATTCATTATGCCGTCCACGCAACGAACGGTTTTTGATGTCAGTGAGGCGATTGAGACGATGATGAAAATCATCAGCCATAACATCAAATACAACTACATTGACGTCAGCATCGATGTAAGCCATGCCACAAATTTAATGGTCAGCGGCTATAAAAATGAGTTTATGCAAACCCTGCTCAACATCGTCAACAACGCCAAAGATCAAATTAAAGAGGCAAGAGAGACCAAACAGATCAAGCGAGGGGTCATCTTCATTCAAATTTACAATCATTCCAAAAAAGTCATTATCGACATCAAAGATAACGGCGGAGGCATCCCCATTGATAAACTCCCCAATATTTTTGATGCGTACTACACCACCAAAGAGAGTGGTCATGGGATCGGTCTTTACATGTCAAAGCTCATCATCGAAGATAAAATGGGCGGAAAAATACGCGTAAGCAACACCGCTGAGGGCGCTTGCTTTTCAATTACATTAGGAAATATATCATGA
- a CDS encoding lytic transglycosylase domain-containing protein, with translation MFRILMLLFFPLFMWAAQANQGENIWVKVGQIYGIEPRLLYSIAKVESDLDRYVVAFSASKMTPSQAQRLNTFLKQKGIESKQHTKVIAIKSKNKYEASHVVHFLYTNNYPRFDMGIMQINSIHKPLLDKANISLYDLFEPKINIQVGAYILATCFARHKNNKDAINAYNGKINDNPYSAKVFKEFQKLYSSYKKDKTKLYYRDPS, from the coding sequence ATGTTTCGCATACTCATGCTCCTATTTTTCCCTCTTTTTATGTGGGCGGCGCAGGCAAATCAAGGTGAAAATATTTGGGTCAAAGTGGGGCAGATTTATGGCATTGAGCCGCGTCTTTTGTACTCTATCGCTAAAGTTGAGAGTGATCTTGACCGCTATGTGGTGGCGTTTAGTGCTAGTAAAATGACACCATCACAAGCGCAAAGGCTCAACACCTTTTTAAAGCAAAAAGGGATTGAGAGCAAGCAACACACGAAAGTGATTGCGATTAAGAGCAAAAACAAGTATGAAGCGAGTCACGTGGTGCATTTTCTCTATACCAATAACTACCCTCGCTTTGACATGGGCATCATGCAAATCAACTCGATTCATAAGCCACTTCTTGATAAAGCCAATATCTCGTTGTACGATCTTTTTGAGCCGAAGATCAACATTCAAGTCGGAGCCTACATCTTAGCGACCTGTTTTGCGAGACACAAAAACAATAAAGATGCCATTAACGCGTACAATGGCAAGATCAATGACAATCCGTACTCTGCGAAAGTCTTTAAAGAGTTTCAAAAACTTTACAGTTCGTATAAAAAAGATAAAACAAAGCTCTATTACCGCGATCCATCATAG